The Roseococcus microcysteis genome contains a region encoding:
- a CDS encoding MFS transporter — translation MRPAPGTSAFLRGMVLAQFGVQVGAFTLPALLPGFMARWEMSNTEAGWLVGIFFAAYVPAVPVLLALTDRMAPRRIYLCGAALTLASHLGFVVWADGFWSGMLLRAMAGVGWAACYMPGLKALADPLEGAAQSRAVSWHAAGVGLAGALSFAFAGLFDALAGPGAAFLFGAVMAGLALAIAAWLLPDARPAPAPGRLLDFRPVLRNRQALGWIAGYTVHTWELAALRAWAVTFLVASQAQLGGPAWLPAPALLFTLAGLLGIAVSITGNEMAQRHGRGRVVLGAMGAAAALSVLTGWAGSVSVPLAVALVLLWNAAIYLDSAALTAGTVQAADKRLRGATMGLHSMAGYAGGFLGPLGVGLMLDLGGGGALGWGLAFGHLAVVTLAGLWVLRWLGRGA, via the coding sequence GTGAGGCCGGCCCCCGGCACCTCTGCCTTCCTGCGGGGCATGGTGCTGGCGCAGTTCGGCGTGCAGGTCGGCGCCTTCACCCTGCCCGCCCTGCTGCCGGGCTTCATGGCGCGGTGGGAGATGTCCAACACCGAGGCGGGCTGGCTGGTGGGCATCTTCTTCGCCGCCTATGTGCCCGCCGTGCCGGTGCTGCTGGCCCTGACCGACCGCATGGCCCCGCGGCGCATCTACCTGTGCGGGGCGGCGCTGACGCTGGCCTCGCATCTGGGCTTCGTGGTCTGGGCGGACGGGTTCTGGTCCGGGATGCTGCTGCGGGCCATGGCGGGGGTGGGCTGGGCGGCCTGCTACATGCCCGGCCTCAAGGCGCTGGCCGATCCGCTGGAGGGCGCCGCGCAGTCCCGCGCCGTGTCCTGGCATGCGGCGGGGGTGGGGCTGGCGGGGGCGCTGTCCTTCGCCTTCGCCGGGCTGTTCGACGCGCTGGCGGGGCCGGGCGCGGCCTTCCTGTTCGGCGCGGTGATGGCGGGGCTGGCGCTGGCCATCGCGGCCTGGCTGCTGCCCGATGCCCGGCCCGCCCCGGCGCCGGGCCGGCTGCTGGACTTCCGCCCGGTGCTGCGGAACCGCCAGGCCCTGGGCTGGATCGCGGGCTACACCGTCCACACCTGGGAATTGGCCGCCCTGCGCGCCTGGGCCGTGACCTTCCTGGTGGCGTCCCAGGCGCAGCTGGGCGGGCCGGCCTGGCTGCCGGCGCCGGCCCTGCTGTTCACATTGGCGGGGCTGCTGGGCATCGCGGTCTCCATCACCGGCAACGAGATGGCGCAGAGGCATGGGCGTGGGCGGGTGGTGCTGGGGGCCATGGGGGCCGCCGCCGCGCTGTCGGTGCTGACGGGCTGGGCCGGGAGTGTCTCGGTCCCGCTGGCGGTGGCGCTGGTGCTGCTGTGGAACGCCGCGATCTACCTGGACAGCGCCGCGCTGACCGCGGGCACCGTCCAGGCGGCCGACAAGCGGCTGCGGGGTGCCACCATGGGGCTGCACAGCATGGCGGGCTATGCCGGCGGCTTCCTGGGGCCGCTGGGCGTGGGGCTGATGCTGGATTTGGGAGGCGGCGGCGCGCTGGGCTGGGGCCTGGCCTTCGGGCATCTGGCGGTGGTGACGCTGGCGGGGCTTTGGGTGCTGCGATGGCTGGGGCGGGGGGCTTAG
- a CDS encoding restriction endonuclease subunit S domain-containing protein → MRTSDLNGWRVRPDYKKGVSREVYEQVGVRQDVRAGDILFVAHGTYLVGTVAVVTDEDLPLVLQDHVFRLRLRPDAEAQGAGPVDTWLALAALSTRFVRRQVRVRQFSADIIDKIGERHVELRLPIPRDAERRKAASEAVREVVVGQGIARREVSSLLGSDMRMTRERAAARHGFSVPCTALAKRVLIPKYYDPTLRGDLDAEEARLAARWLPIGELVSAGVLGAETGVEVGKMAYGTGPIPFLRTTDIAELEIKADPRQGVSRAIYDEHAARASVAEGDVLLVRDGTYLVGSSALAGADDAPALVCGGIYRLRTRDREALSPAKLLGLLNLPLVRRQMRSKQFTRDVIDTLGKRLLEVRVPDPSSPFAASIGAGMEAQMLAKALLRRRLAETVRSLEPAPPAASRGRPGWSMRG, encoded by the coding sequence GACGTGCGGGCGGGGGACATCCTGTTCGTCGCGCACGGGACTTATCTCGTCGGCACGGTAGCAGTGGTGACGGACGAGGACCTGCCGCTTGTCCTGCAGGACCATGTGTTTCGGCTGCGGCTCCGGCCTGACGCGGAGGCGCAGGGCGCCGGTCCGGTAGATACCTGGCTTGCACTGGCTGCCCTTTCGACCCGCTTCGTTCGCCGGCAGGTGCGGGTTCGGCAGTTCTCCGCCGACATCATCGACAAGATCGGCGAGCGGCACGTCGAGCTGCGTCTGCCCATCCCCCGCGATGCAGAGCGGAGGAAGGCAGCCTCGGAGGCGGTTCGGGAGGTGGTCGTCGGACAAGGGATCGCCCGGCGGGAGGTCTCGTCCCTGCTAGGCTCGGACATGCGGATGACGCGCGAGCGCGCCGCAGCCCGCCATGGCTTCTCTGTCCCCTGCACGGCGCTGGCCAAGCGGGTCCTGATCCCAAAGTACTACGATCCGACGCTCCGGGGCGACCTGGACGCGGAGGAGGCTCGGCTAGCGGCACGCTGGCTACCTATCGGCGAGCTGGTCAGCGCTGGCGTCCTCGGTGCCGAGACGGGCGTTGAGGTCGGCAAGATGGCCTACGGCACCGGTCCGATCCCGTTCCTGCGCACCACGGACATCGCCGAGCTCGAGATCAAGGCCGACCCGCGCCAGGGCGTCTCGCGCGCCATTTACGACGAACACGCCGCCCGTGCCTCCGTCGCGGAGGGTGACGTGCTGCTGGTTAGGGACGGAACGTACCTCGTCGGCTCCTCCGCGCTGGCCGGTGCCGACGACGCACCTGCCCTCGTGTGTGGCGGCATCTACCGGCTGAGGACGCGGGATCGGGAGGCACTGAGCCCGGCTAAGTTGCTCGGGTTGCTCAACCTTCCCTTGGTCCGGCGGCAGATGCGATCCAAGCAGTTCACGCGGGACGTCATCGACACGTTAGGCAAGCGGTTGCTGGAGGTCCGTGTTCCAGATCCCTCCTCGCCGTTCGCCGCGAGCATCGGGGCTGGAATGGAGGCGCAGATGCTTGCCAAGGCTCTGCTGCGCCGACGCTTAGCCGAGACCGTACGGAGTCTGGAGCCCGCGCCGCCGGCCGCGTCACGGGGGCGTCCAGGCTGGTCGATGCGCGGATAA
- a CDS encoding TRAP transporter permease, whose product MAQTRPNDDVNTEIEDLEFASARRELPGLQGMIWRAAATAFVSFHLWILLVQPVDPTVSRAIHVFFGAALGFALFAPRASTNLVRPVPLYDWVLIGLSLIIPFHYIFDADGIEMRTFMGPNLQDMLVAGVGILLVLEFARRTAGLVMPLIAVTFIAYCFVGPWMPGILFHRGVAFDQLLVELFNNNGVLGTIVQVSASFIIMFVVFATFLQKSNAGEYFNDVALALVGRLRGGPAKVTVLSGIMFGAVSGSAVANVVASGAFTIPMMRRVGYDRATAGAIEATSSTGGQITPPVMGAGAFIMAEVLGIPYTEIALAGLIPALLFYWANYTHCDLNARKLGIRGLPRDELPRWTTILRRLYMASPLILLIFMLVQGFSPFRAAAWGIAATLVIMIVTSLVHRVWLQRQGLFTGTASAVIETAAQIYDALHGSMKEVMQLIAVCAAAGIVAGVIGVTGVGGRFASMLLEVAGASSLVAMMFAMCVAIILGMGVPTTAAYAIAAAVVAPGLIRIGVEPLVAHMFIFYFAILSAITPPVALASFAAASMARADMWQTSVIALKLGLATFIVPYMFWLSPALLAQGSFLEVLPALITALGGVWFLACATEGWMLNGPLHPALRFVSGSAGFMMMIPESVTDLTGITIGVALFLWQRRAYPVEGMVTLPRPVERRS is encoded by the coding sequence ATGGCGCAGACACGCCCGAATGACGACGTGAACACCGAGATCGAGGATCTCGAATTCGCCAGCGCGCGCCGCGAACTGCCGGGGCTGCAGGGCATGATCTGGCGCGCCGCCGCCACCGCCTTCGTCTCCTTCCACCTCTGGATCCTGCTGGTGCAGCCGGTGGACCCCACCGTCTCGCGCGCCATCCACGTCTTCTTCGGCGCGGCGCTGGGCTTCGCGCTCTTCGCGCCGCGCGCCAGCACCAACCTGGTGCGGCCCGTGCCGCTGTATGACTGGGTGCTGATCGGCCTCTCCCTCATCATCCCGTTCCACTACATCTTCGACGCCGACGGCATCGAAATGCGGACCTTCATGGGCCCCAACCTGCAGGACATGCTGGTGGCGGGTGTCGGCATCCTGCTGGTGCTGGAATTCGCGCGGCGCACGGCGGGGCTGGTGATGCCGCTTATCGCCGTCACCTTCATCGCCTATTGCTTCGTCGGGCCCTGGATGCCGGGCATCCTGTTCCATCGTGGCGTGGCCTTCGACCAGCTGCTGGTGGAGCTGTTCAACAACAATGGCGTGCTGGGCACCATCGTGCAGGTCAGCGCCAGCTTCATCATCATGTTCGTGGTGTTTGCCACCTTCCTCCAGAAATCCAACGCGGGCGAGTATTTCAACGACGTGGCCCTCGCTTTGGTGGGAAGGCTGCGGGGCGGCCCGGCCAAGGTCACGGTGCTGTCCGGCATCATGTTCGGCGCGGTCTCGGGCTCGGCCGTGGCCAATGTGGTGGCGTCCGGCGCCTTCACCATCCCCATGATGCGCCGCGTGGGCTATGATCGCGCCACCGCCGGCGCCATCGAGGCCACCAGCTCCACCGGCGGGCAGATCACCCCGCCCGTCATGGGCGCCGGCGCCTTCATCATGGCCGAGGTGCTGGGCATCCCCTACACCGAGATCGCGCTGGCGGGCCTCATCCCCGCGCTGCTCTTCTACTGGGCCAACTACACCCATTGCGACCTGAACGCGCGCAAGCTCGGCATCCGGGGCCTGCCGCGCGACGAGCTGCCGCGCTGGACGACCATCCTGCGCCGCCTCTACATGGCTTCGCCGCTGATCCTGCTGATCTTCATGCTGGTGCAGGGCTTCTCGCCCTTCCGCGCCGCGGCCTGGGGCATCGCGGCGACGCTGGTCATCATGATCGTCACCTCGCTGGTGCACCGGGTGTGGCTGCAGCGGCAGGGGCTGTTCACCGGCACCGCCTCGGCCGTCATCGAGACGGCGGCGCAGATCTATGACGCGCTGCATGGCTCCATGAAGGAGGTGATGCAGCTCATCGCCGTCTGCGCCGCGGCCGGCATCGTGGCGGGCGTCATCGGCGTGACCGGCGTGGGCGGGCGCTTCGCCTCCATGCTGCTGGAGGTGGCGGGCGCCTCCTCGCTGGTGGCCATGATGTTCGCCATGTGCGTGGCCATCATCCTGGGCATGGGCGTGCCCACCACCGCCGCCTATGCCATCGCGGCGGCCGTGGTGGCGCCAGGCCTGATCCGCATCGGGGTCGAGCCGCTGGTGGCGCACATGTTCATCTTCTACTTCGCCATCCTCTCGGCCATCACGCCGCCGGTCGCGCTCGCCTCCTTCGCGGCCGCCTCCATGGCGCGGGCGGATATGTGGCAGACCAGCGTGATCGCGCTGAAACTGGGGCTGGCCACCTTCATCGTGCCCTACATGTTCTGGCTCTCGCCCGCGCTGCTGGCGCAGGGCTCCTTCCTGGAGGTCCTGCCCGCGCTGATCACGGCGCTGGGCGGCGTCTGGTTCCTCGCCTGCGCGACCGAGGGCTGGATGCTGAACGGGCCCCTCCACCCCGCGCTGCGCTTCGTCTCGGGCAGCGCGGGCTTCATGATGATGATCCCGGAATCCGTGACGGACCTCACGGGCATCACCATCGGCGTGGCGCTGTTCCTCTGGCAGCGCCGCGCCTATCCGGTCGAGGGCATGGTCACGCTGCCAAGGCCGGTCGAGCGGCGTTCCTGA
- a CDS encoding BaiN/RdsA family NAD(P)/FAD-dependent oxidoreductase, with amino-acid sequence MNHHYDAVVIGAGAAGLFAAMRAGQRGRRVLLLDHAEAAGKKILISGGGRCNFTNTGCVPERFLSANPHFARSALARYTQHDFIALVRRHGIPFHEKTLGQLFCDGSARAIVAMLLAECAAAGVEIRLNCRITDIARDTGYRVETSQGVFTAPALVLATGGLSIPKMGATGFAHDVARRFGLPVTALRPGLVPLTFAGEALELMRPLSGVALGAVARCGRMAFEEAMLFTHRGLSGPAILQASSYWREGEALVLDLLPHRDATAWLLEGKRARPRAEGRTLLAEALPQRLAQALAARHLPARLADTRDADLRGLAALLKSWRLEPAGTEGYAKAEVTLGGVDTRALSQQSMEARAVPGLFVVGEAVDVTGWLGGYNFQWAWSSGWAAGEAL; translated from the coding sequence GTGAACCACCACTATGACGCGGTGGTGATCGGCGCCGGCGCGGCGGGGCTCTTCGCCGCCATGCGCGCGGGGCAGCGCGGGCGGCGGGTGCTGCTGCTGGACCATGCCGAGGCCGCCGGCAAGAAGATCCTGATCAGCGGCGGTGGGCGCTGCAACTTCACCAATACGGGCTGCGTGCCGGAGCGGTTCCTCTCGGCCAACCCGCATTTCGCGCGCTCCGCCCTCGCGCGCTACACGCAGCATGACTTCATCGCGCTGGTGCGGCGGCACGGCATCCCGTTCCATGAGAAGACGCTGGGGCAGCTGTTCTGTGACGGCTCGGCGCGGGCCATCGTGGCGATGCTGCTGGCGGAATGCGCGGCGGCGGGTGTGGAGATCCGGCTGAACTGCCGCATCACCGACATCGCGCGCGACACGGGCTATCGCGTGGAAACCAGCCAGGGCGTTTTCACCGCGCCCGCTTTGGTGCTGGCGACGGGGGGGCTTTCCATTCCCAAGATGGGTGCGACCGGCTTCGCGCATGATGTGGCGCGGCGCTTTGGTTTGCCCGTCACGGCGCTGCGCCCCGGCCTGGTGCCCCTGACCTTCGCGGGCGAGGCGCTGGAGCTGATGCGGCCGCTCTCCGGCGTGGCGTTGGGCGCGGTGGCGCGCTGCGGCCGCATGGCGTTCGAGGAGGCGATGCTGTTTACCCATCGCGGGCTGTCCGGCCCGGCCATTCTCCAGGCCTCCTCCTACTGGCGGGAGGGGGAGGCGCTGGTGCTGGACCTGCTGCCCCACCGCGACGCCACCGCCTGGCTGCTGGAGGGCAAGCGCGCCCGTCCCCGCGCCGAGGGCCGCACCCTGCTGGCGGAGGCCTTGCCGCAGCGCCTGGCGCAGGCCCTGGCCGCGCGGCACCTGCCCGCGCGGCTGGCCGACACGCGCGATGCCGACCTCCGCGGCCTGGCCGCCCTGCTGAAATCCTGGCGCCTCGAGCCCGCGGGCACCGAGGGCTACGCCAAGGCCGAGGTGACGCTGGGCGGCGTGGACACCCGCGCCCTGTCGCAGCAGAGCATGGAGGCGCGCGCGGTGCCCGGCCTCTTCGTGGTGGGCGAGGCGGTGGACGTGACGGGCTGGCTCGGCGGCTACAATTTCCAATGGGCCTGGTCCTCCGGCTGGGCGGCGGGCGAGGCGCTGTGA
- a CDS encoding NAD(P)/FAD-dependent oxidoreductase → MLRLTELRLPLDHAPDAIAAALVARLGLRAGELLSHEVARRAWDARRRSAIELVYSVDFAVADEAALLKRAAGDKALARTLGPRPDTTYRHVAHAAEPPARRPVVIGTGPCGLFAALILAEMGFRPIILDRGKVVRERTKDTWGLWRRGVLTPESNVQFGEGGAGTFSDGKLWSGIKDPQHLGRKVLTEFVQAGAPEEILWVAKPHIGTFRLVTMVESLRAKIEALGGEYRFGTKVTDFLVETGRDGVRRMAGVVTEAGETIETEHVVLAIGHSARDTFEVLHARGVHVEAKPFSIGVRIEHPQSVIDRARFGNFAGNPILGAADYKLVHHCANGRGVYSFCMCPGGTVVAATSEPGRVVTNGMSQYSRAERNANAGIVVGITPEVDYPGGPLAGIAFQRHWEERAFVAGGGDYRAPAQRVEDFLAGRPSTHLGSAVPSYKPGVTPTDLSLCLPDFVVAAIREALPAFARSIPGFDMEDAVMTGVETRTSSPVRIRRDASFHSVNTRGLYPAGEGAGYAGGIFSAGVDGIRVAEAVGRDMAGLSQAAA, encoded by the coding sequence ATGCTGAGACTGACCGAACTGCGCCTGCCGCTGGACCACGCGCCCGACGCCATCGCCGCCGCGCTGGTGGCGCGGCTGGGGCTGCGCGCGGGCGAACTGCTCTCGCACGAGGTGGCACGGCGGGCCTGGGATGCGCGCCGCCGCTCGGCCATCGAGCTGGTCTATTCCGTGGACTTCGCCGTGGCCGATGAGGCCGCGCTGCTCAAGCGCGCCGCGGGCGACAAGGCGCTGGCGCGCACGCTGGGCCCGCGCCCCGACACCACCTACCGCCATGTGGCGCATGCGGCCGAGCCGCCCGCGCGCCGGCCGGTCGTGATCGGCACCGGGCCTTGCGGGCTCTTCGCCGCGCTGATCCTGGCGGAGATGGGCTTCCGGCCCATCATCCTCGATCGCGGGAAGGTGGTGCGGGAACGCACCAAGGACACCTGGGGGTTGTGGCGCCGCGGCGTGCTGACGCCCGAGAGCAATGTGCAATTCGGCGAGGGCGGCGCGGGCACCTTCTCCGACGGCAAGCTCTGGTCGGGCATCAAGGACCCGCAGCATCTGGGCCGCAAGGTGCTGACGGAGTTCGTGCAGGCCGGCGCGCCCGAGGAAATCCTCTGGGTGGCCAAGCCGCATATCGGCACCTTCCGCCTGGTGACCATGGTGGAAAGCCTGCGCGCCAAGATCGAGGCGCTGGGCGGCGAATACCGCTTCGGCACCAAGGTGACGGATTTCCTGGTGGAGACGGGGCGCGACGGGGTGCGCCGCATGGCGGGCGTCGTCACCGAGGCGGGCGAGACCATCGAGACGGAGCATGTCGTGCTGGCCATCGGCCACTCCGCCCGCGACACCTTCGAGGTGCTGCACGCGCGCGGCGTGCATGTGGAGGCGAAGCCCTTCTCCATCGGCGTGCGGATCGAGCACCCGCAATCGGTCATCGACCGGGCGCGCTTCGGAAATTTCGCGGGCAACCCCATCCTGGGCGCGGCGGACTACAAGCTGGTGCACCACTGCGCGAATGGCCGTGGCGTCTATTCCTTCTGCATGTGCCCGGGCGGCACCGTCGTCGCCGCCACCAGCGAGCCCGGCCGCGTGGTGACGAACGGCATGAGCCAGTATTCGCGCGCCGAGCGGAACGCCAATGCGGGCATCGTCGTCGGCATCACGCCGGAGGTGGACTACCCGGGCGGGCCGCTGGCCGGCATCGCCTTCCAGCGGCATTGGGAGGAACGTGCCTTCGTGGCGGGCGGCGGCGACTATCGCGCGCCGGCCCAGCGCGTGGAGGATTTCCTGGCCGGGCGGCCTTCCACCCATCTCGGCAGCGCGGTGCCGAGCTACAAGCCGGGGGTGACGCCAACCGACCTCTCGCTCTGCCTGCCCGATTTCGTCGTGGCGGCGATCCGTGAGGCCTTGCCCGCCTTCGCGCGGTCCATCCCGGGCTTCGACATGGAGGATGCGGTGATGACGGGGGTGGAGACGCGCACCTCCTCGCCCGTGCGCATCCGGCGCGACGCGTCCTTCCACAGCGTGAACACGCGCGGGCTGTATCCGGCGGGCGAGGGCGCGGGCTATGCGGGCGGCATCTTCTCGGCCGGGGTGGACGGCATCCGCGTGGCCGAGGCAGTGGGGCGCGACATGGCGGGGCTGTCCCAGGCGGCGGCGTGA
- a CDS encoding AAA family ATPase produces the protein MQVDKFILTDLLDAAMSADYTRVRRIGSQLAKRFAEENDLDGAKAIQSLLRRRGVPLQVSGYAEALPRDAASRLPLVEEAPWPSTPLLLNRQAGEAINQFLEDAGNIALLAENGVSSRLGLLLFGPPGTGKSLLAGHVAARLQRPFYTARLDSLISSRLGETSKNIRGVFDFIPTRQAVLFLDEMDAIAKLRDDRHELGELKRVVNTVLQGLDSLTDDVIVVGATNHPHLLDSAIWRRFPYKIELQLPDEDVRASMWRSFLFRDAEGDNGPARLLARVADGLSGADIENLALAARRRALISGRELSLGHIVLSVADSKAGNPRLPDARELTSDDRRRLALLLDGAGGLSQAEIARVAGVSRQTIHRYRKEAADG, from the coding sequence ATGCAAGTTGACAAATTCATTCTCACCGACCTTCTCGATGCTGCTATGTCAGCGGACTACACGCGGGTCCGGCGGATCGGGAGCCAACTGGCCAAGCGCTTCGCCGAAGAGAACGACCTCGACGGGGCAAAGGCCATCCAATCCCTCCTAAGGCGGCGGGGCGTTCCGCTTCAGGTCTCCGGGTATGCCGAGGCGCTGCCTCGAGACGCCGCCTCGCGCCTCCCGCTCGTCGAGGAAGCGCCCTGGCCGTCCACGCCGCTCCTGCTGAACAGGCAGGCGGGCGAGGCGATTAACCAGTTCCTTGAAGACGCGGGGAATATCGCCCTCCTTGCGGAGAACGGGGTGTCGTCGCGGCTCGGCCTGCTGCTGTTCGGGCCGCCGGGGACGGGCAAGTCGCTCCTGGCCGGCCATGTGGCGGCGAGACTACAGCGACCTTTCTACACCGCGCGGCTCGACTCCCTGATCTCGTCCAGATTAGGGGAAACCTCGAAGAACATTCGTGGAGTATTTGACTTTATTCCGACCCGGCAGGCCGTCCTCTTCCTCGACGAGATGGACGCAATCGCTAAGCTGCGCGACGACCGGCACGAACTCGGCGAGCTGAAACGGGTCGTGAACACAGTACTGCAGGGCCTCGACTCGCTGACTGACGACGTGATTGTGGTCGGCGCCACCAATCATCCACATCTCCTCGACTCTGCAATCTGGCGGCGCTTTCCATACAAGATTGAGCTTCAGCTCCCAGACGAGGACGTGCGCGCCTCGATGTGGCGCAGCTTCCTGTTCCGGGACGCGGAGGGCGATAATGGTCCGGCCCGCCTCTTGGCGCGCGTGGCCGACGGCCTGAGCGGTGCGGACATTGAGAATTTGGCGCTGGCGGCGCGGCGCCGTGCGCTCATCAGTGGGCGGGAGCTCAGCCTTGGACACATCGTGCTGTCCGTTGCCGACAGCAAGGCGGGCAATCCGCGCCTTCCCGACGCCAGGGAGTTGACGAGCGACGACCGACGGCGGCTCGCTCTGCTCCTCGACGGCGCGGGCGGGCTGTCCCAGGCGGAGATCGCGCGCGTCGCCGGCGTGAGTCGCCAAACGATCCACAGATATAGGAAGGAGGCGGCGGATGGCTGA
- a CDS encoding S8 family peptidase: MAEDTPMRPLLSPVLRFTKEPRPEGIAGGGKSASGVRSDRLGTQRRALSTQFRALAAAAGSSPRFAGRLVVYASMFDDSLAPTWTPSDLFHSTRGARLVAPFRKGYLVEFEAERLKWYASLVEAADNTADRVDISRVERVRFHEPSDVLGARSIDSLWEAAREADGGRAFLVWLMPLRTNEAAEGLLQLFASLRERVLVAPASLLEGPPAEADPLVRPALQRSLRAVAPVDRLNRAMREYRQHHRARTTAVVSSPSGLAQLVASGAVFRLDPVAPVTATSPGEGREPNRPLPATLATAPIVGVVDGGMTATSYSPAEAWRADPLVPGASAEVKHGNRVTSLVVQGHEWNSNLVLPPLHCRVGTVQAIAKVGHGGPGPEELVAYLDAVVTAYPETRVWNLSFNQPQECELDAVSYLGHALAELARKHGVLLVNSVGNKPGSWLQAPADCEAALTVGGRLQTASGEPGDPCTVSLGGPGPSGLLKPDLVHFSHVRALGGAVVRGSSFATALASPLAAHTMDRLRDPTPDLVKALLIHRSDGGGFDPALGFGTTDLVTLPWECRPGTVTLHWRARLRTRAAYYWELPIPPALRDGGRLRGQGRLTAILNPHPMVTDYAGPNYFSARLNAAVQLERGGHFHNLLGSMDTDRIPEQIARAIDHKWSPVRHHVRDFRRPGVQADGPNLRVYARVYTRDHYLYGYSSADEVPELDAVFVLSLVSPDEAGEIYDQVRQQLGAFVEPSVIEAGIDIEADDGL; the protein is encoded by the coding sequence ATGGCTGAGGACACGCCGATGCGTCCGCTGCTGAGCCCTGTCCTCCGCTTCACCAAGGAGCCAAGGCCGGAAGGGATCGCGGGCGGCGGGAAGAGCGCGTCAGGCGTTCGGAGTGACCGCCTCGGCACGCAGCGGCGCGCGCTCTCCACGCAGTTCAGGGCGCTCGCCGCGGCGGCGGGTAGCAGCCCGCGCTTTGCCGGCCGGCTCGTCGTCTATGCATCCATGTTCGACGACTCGCTTGCACCCACTTGGACGCCCTCCGACCTCTTCCACTCGACTCGCGGCGCGCGGCTCGTCGCCCCGTTTCGCAAGGGGTACCTGGTCGAGTTCGAGGCCGAGCGCCTCAAGTGGTACGCAAGCCTTGTGGAGGCCGCTGATAACACTGCGGACCGGGTCGACATTTCACGTGTCGAGCGCGTCAGGTTTCACGAGCCGAGCGACGTTCTCGGCGCCCGGTCAATCGACAGCCTATGGGAGGCAGCCCGCGAAGCGGACGGTGGCCGTGCCTTCCTCGTGTGGCTTATGCCGCTGCGCACGAACGAGGCGGCGGAAGGATTGCTGCAACTCTTTGCCTCACTGCGCGAGCGCGTGCTGGTCGCGCCGGCGTCGTTGCTGGAGGGGCCTCCGGCCGAGGCCGACCCGCTGGTTCGGCCGGCGCTGCAGCGCAGCCTCCGCGCTGTGGCGCCGGTGGACCGCCTCAACCGCGCCATGCGGGAATACCGGCAGCATCACCGCGCCCGGACAACCGCCGTGGTGAGCTCGCCCAGTGGTTTGGCCCAGCTTGTCGCGTCAGGCGCGGTGTTCCGCCTTGATCCTGTGGCGCCGGTGACCGCGACCTCGCCGGGCGAGGGCCGTGAGCCCAATCGTCCTCTCCCGGCCACGCTGGCGACGGCGCCGATCGTCGGGGTCGTGGACGGCGGCATGACGGCGACCTCCTACAGCCCCGCCGAGGCATGGCGAGCGGACCCGCTCGTTCCGGGCGCTTCGGCGGAGGTCAAGCACGGCAACCGGGTCACCTCGCTCGTGGTCCAGGGCCACGAGTGGAACAGCAACCTCGTCCTGCCACCACTGCATTGCCGCGTCGGCACGGTTCAGGCGATCGCGAAGGTTGGCCATGGAGGCCCAGGGCCGGAGGAACTCGTGGCCTACCTCGACGCCGTCGTCACCGCATATCCTGAGACGCGGGTCTGGAATCTGTCGTTCAATCAGCCGCAAGAGTGCGAGCTCGACGCGGTGAGCTACCTGGGCCATGCGCTCGCGGAGCTGGCCAGGAAGCACGGCGTGCTCCTGGTGAACTCCGTCGGCAACAAGCCGGGGTCGTGGCTGCAGGCCCCGGCCGACTGCGAGGCAGCGCTGACGGTGGGTGGCCGGCTACAAACCGCTAGCGGCGAGCCCGGGGACCCTTGCACGGTGAGTTTGGGCGGGCCTGGTCCTTCGGGCCTGCTGAAGCCGGACCTCGTGCATTTCTCCCACGTCCGTGCACTGGGTGGAGCCGTAGTAAGGGGATCAAGCTTCGCCACGGCCCTCGCCTCGCCGCTGGCGGCGCATACGATGGACCGGCTCCGCGACCCTACGCCGGACCTGGTGAAAGCGCTCCTGATCCACCGCTCGGACGGAGGCGGCTTTGATCCGGCGCTCGGATTTGGCACAACCGATCTCGTCACGCTGCCGTGGGAGTGCCGTCCGGGTACCGTGACGCTCCACTGGCGGGCGCGCCTCCGCACACGCGCAGCCTACTACTGGGAGCTCCCGATCCCGCCGGCACTGCGTGACGGGGGCAGGCTTCGGGGTCAGGGGCGCCTGACTGCAATCCTGAACCCGCACCCAATGGTGACGGACTACGCGGGGCCGAACTACTTCAGCGCGAGGCTCAACGCCGCCGTGCAGCTGGAGAGGGGCGGGCATTTTCACAACCTGCTCGGCTCAATGGACACCGACCGGATCCCAGAGCAGATCGCGCGGGCAATCGACCATAAGTGGTCACCGGTCCGGCACCACGTGCGCGACTTCCGGCGACCCGGTGTACAGGCCGACGGACCGAACCTTCGCGTTTATGCCCGCGTCTACACGCGCGATCACTATTTATACGGCTATTCCAGCGCCGACGAGGTGCCGGAGCTCGACGCGGTGTTCGTCCTGTCGCTCGTCTCGCCCGACGAAGCGGGCGAAATTTACGACCAAGTTAGGCAGCAGCTCGGCGCCTTCGTCGAACCGTCTGTGATTGAAGCCGGTATCGATATCGAGGCGGACGACGGTCTCTGA